In one Halosimplex halophilum genomic region, the following are encoded:
- a CDS encoding MinD/ParA family ATP-binding protein, which yields MLAIAGGKGGCGKTTTALGLAAALARDGGRPLVVDADCDMPNLHTMAETDRSPGVDAVAEGDSIAAATHRSTVVPGVDVLPAGDASGSLGRTALRRLGRARGRVILDCPAGGSDGAAAPLRHADAALVVSTGAPASLGDAAKTARMAEALGARVVGSVLTRTDDPPPTAPASDGSDRAPEPVLATVPEIDGDVLGDRVGRASYDRLATALARRNI from the coding sequence ATGCTCGCGATCGCCGGCGGCAAGGGTGGCTGCGGGAAGACGACGACGGCGCTGGGGCTGGCGGCGGCGCTTGCCCGGGACGGGGGGCGGCCGCTCGTGGTCGACGCGGACTGCGACATGCCGAACCTGCACACGATGGCCGAGACGGACCGCTCGCCGGGCGTCGACGCCGTCGCCGAGGGCGACTCGATCGCCGCGGCGACTCACCGGAGCACCGTCGTCCCCGGCGTCGACGTGCTCCCGGCCGGGGACGCGTCGGGGTCGCTCGGCCGGACGGCGCTGCGTCGGCTCGGGCGCGCTCGCGGGCGAGTGATCCTCGACTGTCCCGCGGGCGGGTCGGACGGGGCCGCCGCGCCCCTGCGCCACGCCGACGCGGCGCTGGTCGTCTCGACGGGCGCGCCGGCGAGTCTCGGCGACGCCGCCAAGACCGCGCGGATGGCCGAGGCGCTGGGCGCGCGGGTCGTCGGCAGCGTCCTCACACGGACCGACGATCCCCCGCCGACCGCCCCCGCGTCGGACGGTTCGGATCGCGCGCCGGAGCCGGTCCTGGCGACGGTCCCGGAGATCGACGGGGACGTGCTGGGCGACCGGGTCGGACGCGCGTCGTACGATCGGCTCGCAACGGCGCTCGCGAGGCGGAATATTTAA
- a CDS encoding vWA domain-containing protein → MVAIATDVNRPYVPADGATLTATVDVEPGTGSGSHERHILLCLDTSGSMDGAKLDRAREGASWVFGLLEPDDYVGIVAFDSDAEVVMRPQRWGDTSREDAMHRVDQLGAGGGTDMYDGLDSARTALDSLSYRPETDDAVRRVLLLSDGKDNSHEPADFRDLAKDIDESGIRILSAGIGTDYDEETIRTLGTTARGEWTHLESPGDIESFFGDAVEQAQSVVATEASLELDAAAGVEVSEVYRALPQAQEVDVTWSGNTATVPLPDLAEREDQRVVLKVHAPGREELGEHTLVDVTLTASGRRADDRIAVEYTDDNAALAEHNESVSLDHRQTVVRTELGKGNVEAAETEVERMTRIHGEDTAVVEEAKRQTRLVDEGGRSERENATRIVDDSRLE, encoded by the coding sequence ATGGTAGCAATCGCGACCGACGTCAACCGGCCGTACGTGCCCGCCGACGGGGCGACGCTGACGGCGACGGTCGACGTCGAACCGGGGACTGGGAGCGGGTCCCACGAGCGGCACATCCTCCTCTGTCTGGACACGAGCGGCTCGATGGACGGGGCGAAACTCGACCGGGCCCGGGAGGGCGCCTCGTGGGTGTTCGGGCTCCTCGAACCCGACGACTACGTGGGCATCGTCGCCTTCGACTCCGACGCGGAGGTCGTCATGCGTCCCCAGCGGTGGGGGGACACCAGCCGCGAGGACGCGATGCACCGCGTCGACCAGCTGGGCGCGGGCGGCGGCACCGACATGTACGACGGGCTCGACTCGGCCCGGACCGCGCTGGACTCGCTCTCCTACCGCCCGGAGACCGACGACGCCGTCCGCCGGGTCCTGCTGCTGTCGGACGGCAAGGACAACTCCCACGAGCCCGCGGACTTCCGGGACCTCGCGAAGGACATCGACGAGTCGGGCATCCGGATCCTCTCGGCGGGCATCGGGACCGACTACGACGAGGAGACGATCCGCACGCTCGGGACGACCGCCCGCGGCGAGTGGACCCACCTCGAGTCGCCCGGCGACATCGAATCGTTCTTCGGGGACGCCGTCGAGCAGGCCCAGTCCGTCGTCGCCACGGAGGCCAGCCTCGAACTCGACGCCGCGGCGGGCGTCGAGGTGAGCGAGGTCTACCGCGCGCTCCCCCAGGCCCAGGAGGTCGACGTGACCTGGTCGGGCAACACGGCGACGGTTCCGCTGCCGGACCTGGCCGAGCGGGAGGACCAGCGAGTGGTCCTGAAGGTCCACGCGCCCGGGCGCGAGGAACTCGGCGAGCACACGCTGGTCGACGTGACGCTGACGGCGTCGGGCCGGCGGGCGGACGACCGGATCGCCGTCGAGTACACCGACGACAACGCCGCACTCGCCGAGCACAACGAGTCGGTGTCGCTCGACCACCGCCAGACGGTCGTGCGCACCGAACTCGGCAAGGGCAACGTCGAGGCGGCCGAGACGGAGGTCGAGCGGATGACCCGGATCCACGGCGAGGACACCGCCGTCGTCGAGGAGGCGAAGCGACAGACCCGCCTCGTCGACGAGGGCGGCCGGAGCGAGCGCGAGAACGCGACCCGGATCGTCGACGACTCCCGGCTAGAATGA
- a CDS encoding serine/threonine protein kinase, with the protein MTAAPAEGDLVVGRYEVGEVVGEGGFAKVFDAVDTETGEAVALKYPNYEGSQNDRDIVRTYFEKEAETLAAIRSAGGHPNIMSLREVAEDDDGTSVLAVELVDGYELDDAIRRTGPLDDIDEVRQIGIDLCDAMSFLHENEIVYRDLKPDNVMITHRGGTVTPVLIDFNTATGFDSGAEAADQTTIVGPYKPREVAEADATETRQGPWSDVYSVGKILLYLLKGTVPRKDGVDPRDFGADCEPYLAEIVEKATAADYEERYRNATAMKRVLEARDPSPPPSATVRYIQEGETYTVYPGDTIGRRYAEGPRSSVVIEDEEEYISTVQVQFDTDDDGEWFIRDRSLNGTYVQTGGGWQRVLSETGRERLEQRGEDATDAEGNVPPELYGLREGDLIALVHPSYGVTFEFSTA; encoded by the coding sequence ATGACGGCCGCGCCGGCGGAGGGTGATCTGGTCGTCGGCCGCTACGAGGTCGGCGAGGTGGTCGGCGAGGGCGGGTTCGCGAAGGTGTTCGACGCCGTCGACACCGAGACCGGCGAGGCCGTCGCGCTCAAGTACCCCAACTACGAGGGCAGTCAGAACGACCGCGACATCGTCAGGACCTACTTCGAGAAGGAGGCGGAGACGCTGGCGGCGATCCGGTCGGCCGGCGGCCACCCCAACATCATGTCGCTGCGCGAGGTCGCCGAGGACGACGACGGCACGTCGGTCCTCGCCGTGGAGCTGGTCGACGGCTACGAGCTCGACGACGCCATCCGGCGGACGGGGCCGCTCGACGACATCGACGAGGTGCGCCAGATCGGGATCGACCTCTGCGACGCGATGAGCTTCCTCCACGAGAACGAGATCGTCTACCGCGACCTGAAGCCGGACAACGTGATGATCACACACCGCGGGGGGACGGTGACGCCGGTGCTCATCGACTTCAACACGGCGACGGGGTTCGACTCGGGGGCCGAGGCCGCCGACCAGACGACCATCGTCGGCCCGTACAAGCCCCGCGAGGTCGCCGAGGCCGACGCGACCGAGACGCGCCAGGGCCCGTGGTCGGACGTCTACTCCGTCGGGAAGATCCTGCTGTACCTGCTCAAGGGCACGGTCCCGCGGAAGGACGGCGTCGACCCGCGCGACTTCGGCGCCGACTGCGAGCCCTATCTCGCCGAGATCGTCGAGAAGGCGACCGCCGCCGACTACGAGGAGCGCTACCGGAACGCGACGGCGATGAAGCGGGTCCTCGAGGCGCGCGACCCGAGCCCGCCGCCGTCGGCGACGGTCCGCTACATCCAGGAGGGGGAGACCTACACGGTCTACCCCGGCGACACGATCGGGCGGCGCTACGCCGAGGGGCCGCGCTCGTCGGTCGTGATCGAGGACGAGGAGGAGTACATCTCGACGGTGCAGGTGCAGTTCGACACCGACGACGACGGGGAGTGGTTCATCCGCGACCGGAGCCTCAACGGGACGTACGTCCAGACCGGCGGGGGCTGGCAGCGCGTGCTCAGCGAGACCGGACGCGAGCGGCTGGAACAGCGGGGCGAGGACGCGACCGACGCCGAGGGGAACGTGCCGCCGGAGCTGTACGGGCTGCGCGAGGGCGACCTGATCGCCCTCGTCCACCCGAGCTACGGCGTCACCTTCGAGTTCAGCACAGCATGA
- a CDS encoding RAD55 family ATPase: MVNRLDTGIDVLDRKLGGGIPEGSIVALSAQPASQAELFLYELTATRGTLYLSLDRTAQSVTASIEQSPTTTGDPTVRHISGEAPLDNASKLVSALPETSNLIVDPLDVLEAQEPPSRYRSFMNDLQNHIVNTGSLAIVHCLDGRSVPPLRDTTEHFADVIFELKTTTDADEVENRLAIPKFRGGRAPTDIIKLDLVEQVSIDTSRDIA; the protein is encoded by the coding sequence ATGGTCAACCGGCTCGACACGGGGATCGATGTCCTCGACCGGAAGCTCGGGGGTGGGATCCCGGAGGGGAGCATCGTCGCCCTCAGTGCCCAGCCGGCCAGCCAGGCGGAGCTGTTCCTCTACGAACTCACCGCGACCCGCGGCACGCTGTACCTCTCGCTCGACCGCACCGCCCAGTCGGTCACCGCCAGCATCGAGCAGTCGCCCACCACCACCGGCGACCCGACGGTCCGGCACATCTCCGGGGAGGCGCCGCTGGACAACGCCAGCAAGCTCGTCTCCGCGCTCCCGGAGACCTCCAACCTCATCGTCGACCCGCTGGACGTGCTGGAGGCCCAGGAGCCCCCCTCGCGGTACCGCTCGTTCATGAACGACCTGCAGAACCACATCGTCAACACGGGCAGCCTCGCGATCGTCCACTGCCTCGACGGCCGCAGCGTCCCGCCGCTCCGGGACACCACCGAGCACTTCGCCGACGTGATCTTCGAGCTGAAGACCACGACCGACGCCGACGAGGTGGAGAACCGGCTCGCGATCCCCAAGTTCCGCGGCGGCCGCGCCCCGACCGACATCATCAAGCTCGACCTCGTCGAGCAGGTGTCGATCGACACGAGCCGGGACATCGCGTAA